The DNA sequence GTATCTGGTAGAAATGTATTAGAAAGAAAGCCGGATGGCTCTTGGGTACTGAATGGGAAATACAAGGCTTCTCCTGCCAAGGTCAAGACTATGATGGCTGTATTGCAGCGGGTAGAGATCAAGCGACCATTGGAGGGAGCATACCGTAAGCAGGTGAAAGAAGTTGCCAAGCAGCAAGGGGTTCGCACACAGATTTACTCCAATGATATATTGGTGCGGGACTTCCTGATTCATGCCGATAATGAAACTGAAGCGATTATGATGCGTGAAGGAGGAGAACCATTTGCGGTTTATATTCCGGGTTATTTCATTAATGTGGATGAAATCTTCAAAGTAACAGAAAGTAGTTGGAGAGATCAGAGATTGTTGCCAACTTCATGGAGAACGCTTAAGAAGCTAAGTGTGAGATATGGAGGACCGATGAAGCAAAACAGCTTTGATATTCACTTTGATGAAGAAAACCAGTTTTATAAGGTGGCTGGTATCGCAGAGATGGATACAGCTGCTCTTTACCAATATGTCTCAAGTTTGGACCGACTTAGGTTCAATGATGTAGTAGAAAGAACCACGCTAAGAGATTCATTGGAAGCTTTCAGTCCATTCAGTAAGGTGACCTTGGAAGACCTTTCTGGGGAAAAATCATTTGATGTTTATCCAACGGACAAAAATGTATATGTCTGGTTGAAAAACACCGATGAGATAGTCACAGTAAGCAGGCAGCCTATGCAGGATGTCTTGGTGACTCCTCAGCTCTTCAGTGCAAAAAAATAGGATAGACATTTAGGTAGTAGGCATTAGATACGGAATAAAGGCAAACTTTATATTTTACTTATCTGATGCTTACTCTCTCAAAATCTTATATCTAAAACCTAAACCATGATTGGCGTATTTGATTCGGGTGTTGGTGGACTCTCTGTCTTGAAAGAGCTGGTGAATATGTTTCCGCAAGAGTCAATTGTCTATTATGCGGATAATGCCAACTGCCCTTATGGAGAAAAAAGTGCAGAGGAAGTGAGCCAACTTTGTGACGATGTTGTGAAAATTCTTTTGTCAGAAGGTTGTACACTTATAGTAGTAGCTTGTAATACAGCAACAGCTGCCGCAATTGATTACCTGAGAGAAAAATATCCAGATATACCTTTTGTCGGAATGGAGCCAGCAATCAAGCCTGCTGCAAAACTTACTAAAACAGGTGTGGTTGGGGTTTTGGCTACTGAAGGGACTTTTAAGGGAAGACTTTATCAGCAAACGAGTCAGAAGTATGCATCCCATGTAAAAGTGGTTGTGCAGCCAGGTTGGGGTTTAGTAGACTTGGTTGAGCATGATAAGATTGAAACAGCAGCTGCGGATGCTCTATTAAGGAAATACATAGAGCCTATGATG is a window from the Limibacter armeniacum genome containing:
- a CDS encoding DUF4340 domain-containing protein; the encoded protein is MISKLKILIALNSILLLLIVGTLLFEGQKTEIKHEVANEFVLPDTASINKIVSGRNVLERKPDGSWVLNGKYKASPAKVKTMMAVLQRVEIKRPLEGAYRKQVKEVAKQQGVRTQIYSNDILVRDFLIHADNETEAIMMREGGEPFAVYIPGYFINVDEIFKVTESSWRDQRLLPTSWRTLKKLSVRYGGPMKQNSFDIHFDEENQFYKVAGIAEMDTAALYQYVSSLDRLRFNDVVERTTLRDSLEAFSPFSKVTLEDLSGEKSFDVYPTDKNVYVWLKNTDEIVTVSRQPMQDVLVTPQLFSAKK
- the murI gene encoding glutamate racemase; the encoded protein is MIGVFDSGVGGLSVLKELVNMFPQESIVYYADNANCPYGEKSAEEVSQLCDDVVKILLSEGCTLIVVACNTATAAAIDYLREKYPDIPFVGMEPAIKPAAKLTKTGVVGVLATEGTFKGRLYQQTSQKYASHVKVVVQPGWGLVDLVEHDKIETAAADALLRKYIEPMMAAKVDQLVLGCTHYPFLSSAINQITGGVINLINPAEAVSKQVDRLLAKFNLRDSKEVPSYKFMASGNEVTLLEMVERVLPEFQKQHLKRHP